Below is a window of Shewanella khirikhana DNA.
TCATCCCGTCCATCAGCGGGCCTTCAATCACATCCAGCGGCCGGGTGGCCTGCTGACGGGCTTCTTCGGTGTCGGCGTCGATAAATTCGGTGATGCCTTTTACCAGCGCATGTTCAAGGCGCTTGTTCACCGGCAGGCTGCGCCATTCCAAATCTTCTTTTTTACCGGCACTGCCGCCACCGCCGCCGCGATACTTTTCAGCAATCTCAAGCAGTTGCTCAGTGTTGCTTGAGTCGGCCACCGGGCAGGGCAGGTTAAGCACCACGGCTTCCACCCGCTCTTTAAGCTCGGCGGGAATGTCGTCGTAAATCGCCAGTTGCCCGGCGTTGACAATGCCCATGTCCATGCCTTCTTTAATGGCATGGTAGAGGAACACGGCGTGGATGGCCTCGCGCACCGGGTTGTTGCCACGGAACGAGAAGGATACGTTGGACACGCCTCCGGAAATCATCGCATGGGGCAGGGTGGCCTTGATGTCGCGCACCGCCTCGATAAAGTCCACCGCGTAGTTGTCGTGCTCTTCGATGCCGGTGGCCACGGCAAAAATGTTGGGGTCGAAGATGATGTCTTCCGGCGGGAAGCCGACTTTGTCCACCAGAATGCGATAGGCGCGGGTACAGATTTCAATTTTGCGGGCACGGGTATCTGCCTGGCCGGTTTCATCAAAGGCCATGATGATGGCGGCGGCGCCGTAGCGCTTCACCAAAGTGGCCTGCTCGATAAACTTGTCTTCGCCTTCTTTAAGGGAAATGGAGTTTACGATGCACTTGCCCTGCACGCACTTAAGGCCCGCCTCTATGACTTCCCACTTGGAGGAGTCAATCATGATGGGTACCTTGCTGATCTCGGGCTCGGAGGCGACCAGATTGAGGAAGGTGGTCATCACCTCTTCGCCGTCCAGCATGCCCTCATCCATGTTGATATCGATGATCTGGGCGCCGTTTTCCACCTGATCCCGGGCCACATCCAGCGCGGTCTCGTATTGGCCTTCTTTAATCAGCTTCAAAAACTTGGCTGAGCCTGTGACGTTGGTGCGCTCACCCACGTTTACAAACAGGCTATCTGCACTGATGGTAAGGGGTTCAAGCCCGGCCAGACGGCAGGCGACCGGAATATCCGGCAGTTTGCGGGGGGCGTGTTTTCCAACGGCCTCGCGGATAACGCGGATATGATCCGGGGTGGTGCCGCAGCAGCCGCCGACTATGTTGAGCATGCCTTCGATGGCCCACTGCACTATGATGTCGGCCATTTCTTCGGGCGTTTCATCGTAGCCGCCGAACTCGTTCGGCAGACCCGCATTGGGGTGGGCCGACACATAAGATTCGCTGATGCGGGAAAGTTCCTCTACATAAGGGCGCAGCTCTTTTGGCCCCAGCGCACAGTTAAGCCCCATGCTGATGGGTTTGATATGGCGCAGCGAGTTATAAAAGGCTTCGGTGGTCTGGCCGGTAAGGGTGCGGCCGGAGGCATCGGTAATGGTGCCGGAAATCATCACCGGCAGGCGCAGACCAACTTCATCAAAAATCGATTCGATGGCGAACAGCGCCGCCTTGGCGTTCAGGGTATCGAAAATGGTTTCCACCATGATGATATCGGCGCCGCCTTCAATCAGGGTGGCGGTGGACTCGCGGTAGGCAGCCACCAGATCATCGAAATGGATATTACGGTAACCCGGGTCATTCACATCCGGGCTGATGGAGCAGGTGCGGTTGGTCGGGCCAAGTACCCCGGCCACATAGCGGGGGATGCCGGTTTGGGCTTCCACTTCATCGGCCACTTCGCGGGCGATGCGGGCACCAACAAGGTTAATTTCGGCCGAGAGCGCCTCCATCTCATAGTCGGCCATGGCGACCGTGGTGGCGTTAAAGGTGTTGGTTTCGATAATGTCGGCACCGGCCAGCAGATACTCGCGGTGGATGCCCTTGATTATCTCAGGCTGGGTGAGCACCAAGAGGTCGTTATTGCCTTTTACGTCGCGGTGCCAGTTGGCGAAGCGGCTGCCGCGATAGTGTTCTTCTTCCAGTTTGTGGCCCTGGATCATGGTTCCCATGGCGCCGTCGAGGATAAGAATGCGTTTGGAGAGATCCTCGTTCAGTCGCTGTTGACGGCTGTGGGCAAGCGCCTTGGTCGCCTGGGATAACACTGGAGTTGCCATAAAAACACCTGCAAAGTACAAAAAGGTTCAGTCCTGAATGCGCCGCCCCGTGGGGCTTTGGCTGCTTAAACGGCAGTGCCGGTGGAGCCAAAAGCCAGTTTACGACCTGAAACAGGCTGTGGCGAGGCTGCTGCGCTGGATTTCTGCGCAGCCTTTGGCCGGGGCAGAAATTTGATTTGGACATTTATACGTATAGACGTCCATAATACGCGAAAAGTCCGCCCCGGAGCAAGTAACGGGCAAGCAGGCCACGGCGCATAAAAACAGCGCAGAAAAACAGCACGGATAAACAGCGCGGATAAAGAGTGCGGATAAACAACCAGAGGCGAGCGTCAGTATGATTTCCTGTGAGCTGATATTTTGGCGCCACGGCAACTGCGAAGATGAGGGCGTGCTGCGGGGCAAAACCGACAGTAAACCCAGCGCAGCAGCGATTGAAGCCATTGCCGGGCGCGCCGCCAACATGCCTGCGCCCCATGCCATTTTAAGTTCGCCACTGCGTCGTTGCCGTGAGCTGGCCGAGGCGATGGCACAGCCTTTGGGGCAAGCGGTGCAATTGCAGCCCCGCCTTGCCGAGATGGACTTTGGCGACTGGGATGGCCGCAGTCTTAATGAGCTGTGGCAGCACGAACCCATGGAAGCCTGGTGGCAGGACCCATGGGGCCAGAATGCGAGCAACCAGCTGCCCCCCAA
It encodes the following:
- the metH gene encoding methionine synthase, whose protein sequence is MATPVLSQATKALAHSRQQRLNEDLSKRILILDGAMGTMIQGHKLEEEHYRGSRFANWHRDVKGNNDLLVLTQPEIIKGIHREYLLAGADIIETNTFNATTVAMADYEMEALSAEINLVGARIAREVADEVEAQTGIPRYVAGVLGPTNRTCSISPDVNDPGYRNIHFDDLVAAYRESTATLIEGGADIIMVETIFDTLNAKAALFAIESIFDEVGLRLPVMISGTITDASGRTLTGQTTEAFYNSLRHIKPISMGLNCALGPKELRPYVEELSRISESYVSAHPNAGLPNEFGGYDETPEEMADIIVQWAIEGMLNIVGGCCGTTPDHIRVIREAVGKHAPRKLPDIPVACRLAGLEPLTISADSLFVNVGERTNVTGSAKFLKLIKEGQYETALDVARDQVENGAQIIDINMDEGMLDGEEVMTTFLNLVASEPEISKVPIMIDSSKWEVIEAGLKCVQGKCIVNSISLKEGEDKFIEQATLVKRYGAAAIIMAFDETGQADTRARKIEICTRAYRILVDKVGFPPEDIIFDPNIFAVATGIEEHDNYAVDFIEAVRDIKATLPHAMISGGVSNVSFSFRGNNPVREAIHAVFLYHAIKEGMDMGIVNAGQLAIYDDIPAELKERVEAVVLNLPCPVADSSNTEQLLEIAEKYRGGGGGSAGKKEDLEWRSLPVNKRLEHALVKGITEFIDADTEEARQQATRPLDVIEGPLMDGMNVVGDLFGEGKMFLPQVVKSARVMKKAVAYLNPFIEAEKVAGQSNGKVLMVTVKGDVHDIGKNIVGVVLACNGYEVIDLGVMVPVEKIVEVAKKEQVDIIGMSGLITPSLDEMVHNVKTFEREGLTIPAIIGGATCSKIHTAVKIAPHYPHGAIYIPDASRAVPMVSKLINDETRDATIKATYDEYHVMREKRLSQAKRKEIVSIEAARENRCQLDWANYQPKVPNKLGIQVFEDYPLDDLVDRIDWTPFFRAWELHGHFPRILDDDVVGEEARKLYADAKAMLQTIIDEKWLTAKGVIGLFPANTVNHDDIELYTDESRSEVLMTTHHLRMQIERVGNDNFCLSDFVAPKDSGVADYTGGFAVCAGHGIDEHLARFEANHDDYNAIMLKVLADRLAEAFAERMHERVRKEFWGYAADENLDNEALIREKYRGIRPAPGYPACPDHTEKGLLWDLLKPNECIDLNITESFAMYPTAAVSGWYFAHPQARYFGVTNIGKDQVEDYARRKGMTVAEAEKWLTPVLDYDPE
- a CDS encoding histidine phosphatase family protein; protein product: MISCELIFWRHGNCEDEGVLRGKTDSKPSAAAIEAIAGRAANMPAPHAILSSPLRRCRELAEAMAQPLGQAVQLQPRLAEMDFGDWDGRSLNELWQHEPMEAWWQDPWGQNASNQLPPNGETMQAFEARVDDAITQILLAARDGERLWLVTHGGVIRCMMASLLGANRVAGFYNRLDIPHGACVRTRWFATAQGWQGQLIWQDMELVR